One region of Metallibacterium scheffleri genomic DNA includes:
- a CDS encoding sulfotransferase family protein yields the protein MERKIHFISGLPRSGSTLLSAILRQNPCLYAGMTGPVAGLFNTLQTEMSGKNEFSVFITDAHRKAMLKGLIENYYDIQTPAPIVFDTHRLWCTKIAVLNELFPDAGIIACVREVPWIVDSVERLVRKNKYQPSSIFNYQAGGTIYARVDHLAEKDGLVGFAYRALKEAFFGEHTQRLMLLQYETLVSDPVRALRAVYDFIGEPRFEHDFEHVAFDDGASFDQRAGTPGLHDVRAKVSPTTRKTILPPDLFRRFANESFWRHPEAQQHTDVLIV from the coding sequence ATGGAGCGCAAGATCCATTTCATCTCGGGTCTTCCAAGGTCGGGCTCGACGCTGCTTTCGGCCATTCTCCGGCAGAACCCATGCCTCTACGCCGGCATGACAGGGCCGGTTGCCGGACTGTTCAACACCTTGCAGACGGAGATGAGCGGCAAGAACGAGTTTTCCGTGTTCATCACGGACGCGCATCGCAAGGCCATGCTCAAGGGGCTGATCGAAAACTACTACGACATACAGACCCCTGCGCCCATCGTTTTCGATACCCACCGCCTGTGGTGCACCAAGATCGCTGTGTTGAATGAGCTGTTCCCGGATGCCGGGATCATCGCGTGCGTGCGCGAGGTGCCCTGGATCGTCGACAGCGTGGAACGCCTGGTCCGCAAGAACAAGTATCAACCCTCATCCATCTTCAACTACCAGGCGGGCGGCACCATCTACGCCCGCGTGGACCACCTGGCCGAAAAAGACGGCCTGGTCGGCTTCGCCTATCGCGCGCTCAAGGAAGCCTTCTTCGGCGAGCACACCCAGCGCCTGATGCTCCTGCAGTATGAAACGCTGGTGAGCGACCCTGTGCGCGCACTGCGCGCGGTGTACGATTTCATCGGCGAACCCCGTTTCGAGCATGACTTCGAGCACGTGGCATTCGATGATGGCGCATCCTTCGACCAGCGCGCGGGCACGCCAGGGCTGCATGACGTGCGCGCCAAGGTCAGCCCCACCACGCGCAAGACCATCCTGCCGCCGGATCTGTTCCGCCGATTCGCCAACGAATCGTTCTGGCGTCACCCTGAGGCGCAGCAGCACACCGATGTCCTGATCGTCTGA
- a CDS encoding IS1634 family transposase, with the protein MFLRRTRSGPREYLQLAESYRTPAGVRQRVLFSFGRIDQLSAEQIETLVRGLQRVGGEERTALPAPSPRIACAPARSLGDTWVLTQLWKSLGLESALRRALGARRAVHEPWIRTMVFHRLCDPGSKLGTLRWLETAVMPGIATEQANHPALLRAMDALDEVTDALQTQVLKALRPLLDQELSVVFYDLTTVRAEGESDLPGDLRAVGHSKDRDLPARQVVIGVVQSACGLPLLHTVHKGNVSEASTLLGMVQALKARLAVKRVVIVADRGLMNHDQLDQLEAPELAVDYIMAVPARRYGEYAGHVQALGFAEDTTGIRETRDHAGRRLIVARDAERAQSMREHRAAALAEIETLAAERVGTLEAQERGERTRGRALSDGGVYHQIRSLIEDAGLGRIVKTHIANGLFSYSLDEAAMARAEALDGTLILVTRIDTLDAAAVVERYKALADIERGFRVLKQEIEIAPMYHRLPERIRAHAAICFLALVLHRHLRARLRARQRPESPERVLQQLRRIQAHQVTVDGTLHHATSAISAEHRTLCEQLELSLPDAQALPSPRTRQRRRQPPSTPQPAAAAV; encoded by the coding sequence ATGTTCCTGCGCAGAACCCGTTCCGGTCCCCGCGAGTACCTGCAGCTCGCCGAGAGCTACCGCACGCCCGCCGGCGTCCGTCAGCGCGTGCTGTTCTCCTTCGGTCGCATCGATCAGCTGTCGGCGGAGCAGATCGAGACCCTGGTGCGCGGCTTGCAACGCGTGGGTGGCGAGGAGCGCACGGCGTTGCCGGCGCCGTCTCCACGCATCGCCTGTGCGCCCGCCCGCAGCCTGGGCGACACCTGGGTGCTGACCCAGCTGTGGAAATCCCTGGGCCTGGAGTCGGCCCTGCGGCGGGCGCTGGGCGCGCGCCGTGCTGTGCACGAGCCCTGGATCCGCACGATGGTGTTTCATCGGCTGTGTGATCCAGGCTCCAAGCTGGGCACCTTGCGCTGGCTGGAGACGGCGGTGATGCCGGGCATCGCCACCGAGCAGGCCAATCATCCGGCACTTCTGCGCGCGATGGATGCCCTCGACGAAGTGACCGACGCGCTGCAGACACAGGTGCTCAAAGCGCTGCGTCCGCTGCTGGATCAGGAGTTGTCGGTGGTGTTCTACGACCTGACGACGGTGCGGGCCGAGGGCGAGAGCGATCTGCCGGGCGATCTGCGCGCGGTCGGTCACTCCAAGGACCGGGATCTACCGGCGCGCCAGGTGGTCATTGGCGTGGTGCAGAGCGCCTGCGGGTTGCCGTTGCTGCATACCGTGCACAAGGGCAACGTATCGGAAGCCTCGACCCTGCTGGGCATGGTGCAGGCGCTGAAGGCGCGACTGGCCGTGAAGCGGGTCGTGATCGTGGCCGATCGGGGACTGATGAATCACGACCAGCTCGACCAGCTGGAGGCGCCGGAGCTGGCGGTGGACTACATCATGGCGGTGCCGGCGCGCCGTTATGGCGAATATGCCGGCCACGTCCAGGCCCTGGGTTTTGCCGAAGACACCACGGGGATCCGGGAGACCCGGGATCACGCCGGACGCCGCCTGATCGTGGCCCGGGATGCCGAGCGAGCACAGTCGATGCGCGAACACCGCGCGGCGGCGCTGGCGGAGATCGAGACGCTGGCGGCCGAGCGGGTCGGCACGCTCGAAGCGCAGGAGCGCGGGGAGCGCACCCGCGGCCGCGCGTTGAGCGACGGCGGGGTCTACCACCAGATCCGGAGCCTGATCGAGGACGCCGGGCTCGGGCGCATCGTCAAGACGCACATCGCCAACGGGCTGTTCTCCTACAGCCTCGACGAGGCGGCCATGGCCCGCGCCGAGGCGCTCGATGGCACCCTGATTCTGGTGACCCGGATCGACACCCTGGATGCGGCCGCCGTGGTCGAGCGCTACAAGGCGCTGGCCGACATCGAGCGCGGCTTCCGCGTGCTCAAGCAGGAGATCGAGATCGCGCCGATGTATCACCGCCTGCCGGAACGCATCCGCGCGCACGCGGCGATCTGCTTTCTGGCCCTGGTGCTGCATCGCCACCTGCGCGCACGGCTGCGCGCCAGACAGCGTCCGGAGAGTCCCGAGCGCGTGCTGCAGCAGTTGCGCCGGATCCAGGCGCACCAGGTCACCGTGGACGGCACCCTGCATCACGCCACCAGCGCGATCAGTGCCGAGCACCGCACGCTGTGCGAACAACTGGAGCTGTCACTGCCCGATGCGCAGGCGCTGCCGTCTCCACGCACGCGTCAGCGGCGGCGACAGCCTCCCTCCACACCACAACCCGCTGCCGCCGCCGTGTAG
- a CDS encoding type II secretion system protein N, producing the protein MSETARPRLRLGLVALNAALVLLLIGIAWWAKRPLPPLPVPSPAPVRPIRLAPLTDAPMPLALRGAYARAPLFNSDRKPDRRSAATASAPTMRGTPILTGVVQAPGLSLALIQVGTHRATALSKGDLVPGTNWLVQGIQPHHVYLDDGGQRLRLALKVAAPADAAETPAAPIATMRPPIPPHPLAIRLPVTKLQAPPVPHPTAVRPGARVAPASSRPIPSSVRL; encoded by the coding sequence ATGAGTGAAACGGCCCGCCCACGTCTTCGTCTTGGCCTCGTGGCCCTCAATGCCGCGCTGGTGCTGCTGCTCATCGGCATCGCATGGTGGGCAAAGCGGCCTTTGCCTCCCCTCCCGGTGCCCTCGCCAGCGCCGGTTCGGCCCATCCGGCTCGCGCCGCTGACGGATGCACCCATGCCTCTGGCTCTGCGTGGTGCGTACGCGCGCGCACCCTTGTTCAATTCCGATCGCAAGCCTGATCGAAGGTCAGCGGCAACCGCCTCCGCGCCGACGATGCGAGGAACGCCGATCCTGACCGGCGTCGTCCAGGCCCCCGGGCTGTCGCTGGCCTTGATCCAAGTAGGGACACACCGTGCGACTGCTTTGTCCAAAGGCGATCTCGTTCCAGGAACGAACTGGCTGGTGCAGGGCATCCAACCCCATCACGTCTATCTCGATGACGGCGGCCAGCGCCTGCGTCTGGCCCTGAAGGTGGCTGCGCCGGCCGACGCGGCCGAAACACCTGCAGCCCCCATCGCGACGATGCGGCCACCGATCCCGCCGCATCCCCTCGCGATCCGGCTACCCGTGACCAAGCTCCAGGCTCCGCCTGTGCCGCACCCGACCGCCGTGCGACCCGGTGCCCGCGTCGCGCCCGCGTCCTCGCGCCCTATTCCGTCCTCCGTACGCCTTTGA
- a CDS encoding nuclear transport factor 2 family protein, whose product MLGVLVCTAPTFASVTQSPGRVALLTRPMAEFYHREQALAQALEAGQSKAAEGMLAPNFEVRAAADPGKPIPRAQWIQWMLHDKPMDARIDGMAVHDYGTVAVVSFHQHDVLGAAHVANDRFIVDVWVKQASHWLLSVRYSSAGVPSHPPQGANRKG is encoded by the coding sequence ATGCTCGGCGTACTGGTTTGCACGGCTCCTACATTCGCGTCAGTCACTCAATCGCCGGGGCGAGTGGCCCTCCTTACCCGGCCTATGGCCGAGTTCTATCATCGCGAGCAGGCGCTCGCGCAAGCGCTGGAGGCGGGGCAATCCAAAGCCGCTGAGGGCATGCTGGCCCCCAACTTTGAAGTGCGTGCCGCTGCGGATCCCGGCAAGCCGATTCCGCGCGCGCAGTGGATCCAGTGGATGCTGCATGACAAGCCGATGGACGCGCGCATCGATGGCATGGCGGTTCACGATTACGGCACGGTGGCGGTCGTCAGTTTTCATCAGCACGATGTGCTGGGCGCTGCCCACGTCGCGAACGATCGGTTCATCGTCGATGTCTGGGTCAAACAGGCAAGCCACTGGTTGCTGAGCGTGCGGTATTCATCCGCAGGCGTGCCATCCCATCCGCCGCAGGGCGCAAACCGAAAAGGTTGA
- the gspD gene encoding type II secretion system secretin GspD has protein sequence MRPFQPLRLALPILVLALAGCATATHRAQPKPASASTARNLELRSTEQSFAPMPQAIQRASAANPADVQVGTRGLIDTAAARALPSATPAADGSIIFNFDDQPIAGVVQVILGKVLKRNYSIAPGVHGHITFATAAPVTPQQALPILEMLLSWTGNTLVEQSGTFVVAPANGASAGVLAPSLLAPAPSSGAEAELFPLHYIAAAEMAKLLAPFARPHAVLLVDPQHNLLVVQGTPDELANYARTIHIFDVDWFKGMSVGVYALHHAQVKTLLPELQSAFGSKSNTPMAGMLHFLPIERTNAIVVISQQPAYLTEIHRWIRRMDRAANSATLHVYQVQNIKATSLAEDLSSLYGSTNGTSAPSGQVAPGLQPVQLGSPMGATASYGAAGTGQGMGGSGVGLNSAQGLNPLSTPARVSVSTANGIHITAIRDSNQLLVRCSESQWQDLLPAIQSLDVAPLEVEIQTRILEVELTGNLQYGVQWYLGGLVGTQPGSPPTGSQLGRKHSAALGFGGAAYNAASDALYYSFVSHNVQGIVQALESTGNTRVLSAPTLVVLNNHEASITVGDKIPVIQNYISGGLLPTTGTTSTSGALSVGEVQYIDTGIMLDVRPRVNPGGRVYLDLDQIVSQPGTQDAVGNYTILNRQLTTSVALRDGETLLLGGLIQQNTAQTDNGVPLLSDIPVLGKLFGSTNNTHARTELILLITPHVIPNRARARAITREYEEDLQHLGTANAFGASRRAPPPA, from the coding sequence ATGCGCCCATTTCAACCACTCCGCCTTGCCCTGCCGATTCTGGTTTTGGCGCTCGCTGGCTGCGCGACCGCCACGCACCGGGCGCAACCCAAGCCCGCTTCGGCATCGACCGCTCGGAATCTGGAACTGCGGTCGACCGAGCAGTCCTTCGCGCCGATGCCACAGGCGATCCAGCGCGCCTCTGCCGCGAACCCTGCCGACGTCCAAGTCGGCACCCGCGGACTGATCGACACGGCCGCGGCGCGCGCCTTGCCTTCCGCAACGCCCGCAGCCGACGGTTCGATCATCTTCAACTTCGACGATCAACCCATTGCTGGCGTCGTACAGGTCATCCTGGGCAAGGTGCTCAAGCGCAACTACTCGATCGCACCGGGCGTGCATGGCCATATCACCTTTGCGACCGCCGCGCCGGTGACGCCCCAGCAAGCGCTGCCCATCCTCGAGATGCTGTTGAGCTGGACCGGCAACACCCTGGTCGAGCAGAGCGGCACTTTCGTCGTCGCCCCTGCGAACGGCGCATCGGCCGGTGTGCTCGCCCCCAGTCTTCTGGCGCCGGCACCGAGCAGCGGTGCCGAGGCGGAGCTGTTTCCGCTGCACTACATCGCCGCTGCGGAGATGGCCAAGTTGCTGGCTCCGTTTGCGCGGCCCCATGCCGTACTGCTGGTCGACCCGCAGCACAACCTGTTGGTCGTGCAAGGCACGCCCGATGAACTGGCGAACTACGCACGCACGATCCACATCTTCGATGTCGACTGGTTCAAGGGCATGTCGGTCGGCGTCTATGCGCTGCATCACGCCCAAGTCAAGACGCTGCTCCCCGAGCTGCAGTCTGCTTTCGGTTCGAAGAGCAACACACCGATGGCGGGCATGTTGCATTTCCTGCCGATCGAGCGCACCAACGCGATCGTCGTCATCTCACAGCAGCCGGCCTATCTCACCGAGATCCACCGCTGGATCCGGCGCATGGACCGCGCGGCCAACAGCGCCACCCTGCACGTGTATCAGGTCCAGAACATCAAGGCGACCTCGCTGGCCGAGGACCTCAGCTCACTCTACGGCAGCACGAACGGCACGTCGGCACCGTCCGGCCAGGTCGCACCGGGACTGCAGCCCGTCCAACTGGGGAGCCCCATGGGCGCCACCGCCAGCTACGGCGCGGCCGGCACGGGGCAGGGCATGGGCGGCAGTGGCGTCGGACTGAATAGCGCCCAAGGCCTCAACCCGCTCTCGACGCCGGCACGGGTATCGGTCTCGACAGCCAACGGCATCCACATCACCGCGATCCGCGACAGCAACCAGTTGCTGGTGAGGTGCAGTGAGAGCCAGTGGCAGGATCTCCTGCCGGCCATTCAGAGCCTGGATGTCGCGCCGCTCGAGGTCGAGATTCAAACGCGGATTCTGGAGGTCGAACTGACTGGGAATCTGCAATACGGCGTGCAATGGTACTTGGGCGGCCTGGTCGGCACCCAGCCAGGCTCGCCGCCGACCGGCTCGCAACTGGGGCGCAAGCACTCGGCGGCACTGGGTTTCGGCGGCGCGGCGTACAACGCCGCCAGCGACGCGCTCTACTACTCGTTCGTCTCGCATAATGTCCAGGGCATCGTTCAGGCACTCGAGTCAACTGGCAACACGCGCGTCCTGTCTGCGCCCACCTTGGTCGTTCTGAATAACCATGAGGCCTCCATCACCGTGGGCGACAAGATCCCGGTGATCCAGAACTACATCAGCGGCGGTCTCCTTCCTACGACCGGCACGACTTCGACGTCCGGCGCGTTAAGCGTCGGCGAAGTCCAGTACATCGACACCGGCATCATGCTGGATGTCCGTCCGCGCGTGAATCCAGGTGGGCGCGTCTATCTCGATCTCGACCAGATCGTCAGCCAACCAGGTACGCAAGATGCCGTGGGCAACTACACCATCTTGAACCGGCAGCTCACGACTTCGGTTGCGCTGCGCGACGGCGAGACCTTGCTGCTGGGCGGATTGATCCAGCAGAACACCGCGCAGACCGACAACGGGGTTCCGCTGCTCAGCGACATTCCCGTCCTCGGCAAGTTGTTCGGCAGCACCAACAACACCCATGCCCGCACCGAACTGATTCTCCTGATCACGCCCCATGTGATTCCTAATCGTGCGCGAGCACGGGCCATCACCCGCGAATACGAGGAGGATCTGCAGCACTTGGGGACGGCGAACGCGTTTGGGGCCAGCCGCCGTGCACCACCCCCCGCATGA
- a CDS encoding IS1595 family transposase: MAMNQVQFQAGLSMAQFIQRYGTEAKCYRALYRARWPQGFRCPQCESRPRSRFRRAGRVYYQCRACRHQTTLTSGTVFEGSKLPLTTWFLAMHLLTGSKTNMSALELKRHLGVCYDTAWKLKHKIMQTMTEREEPRQLAGFVQIDDAYLGGERNGGKPGRGSENKQPFVVAVATDETLEHPTFAVIEPVRSFDSASLTDWGQRRLAPDAEVFSDGLGCFRRVVELNHAHTVLETAGGRAATEVKGARWVNVVLGNVKRAISGCYDQRKSPRDHAMRQAKYARRYLAEAAYRFNRRFRLAEMLPRLARAMTLCKPWPEPKLRAVDNFHG, from the coding sequence ATGGCCATGAACCAGGTGCAGTTCCAGGCGGGGTTGTCGATGGCGCAGTTCATCCAGCGGTATGGCACCGAAGCGAAGTGCTACCGGGCGCTGTACCGAGCGCGCTGGCCACAGGGGTTTCGCTGCCCGCAGTGCGAAAGTCGGCCGCGCTCGCGGTTTCGTCGCGCGGGCCGGGTGTATTACCAGTGTCGCGCCTGCCGGCACCAGACGACGCTGACCAGCGGGACCGTGTTCGAGGGCAGCAAGCTGCCGCTGACAACATGGTTCCTGGCCATGCACCTGTTGACCGGCAGCAAGACCAACATGTCCGCGCTGGAACTGAAGCGGCACCTTGGCGTGTGCTACGACACCGCCTGGAAGCTCAAACACAAGATCATGCAGACCATGACCGAGCGCGAAGAGCCACGCCAGCTCGCGGGCTTCGTGCAGATCGACGATGCCTACCTGGGTGGCGAACGCAACGGTGGAAAGCCGGGACGTGGCTCGGAGAACAAGCAGCCGTTCGTGGTGGCCGTGGCCACCGACGAGACTTTGGAGCATCCCACCTTCGCGGTCATCGAACCGGTGCGCAGCTTCGACAGCGCTTCGCTCACCGACTGGGGCCAGCGGCGCCTGGCACCTGATGCGGAGGTCTTCAGCGACGGCCTGGGCTGCTTCCGGCGCGTGGTTGAACTGAACCACGCGCACACCGTGTTGGAAACCGCGGGCGGGCGCGCCGCCACCGAGGTCAAGGGCGCGCGCTGGGTCAACGTCGTGCTCGGCAACGTCAAACGGGCGATCAGCGGCTGCTACGACCAACGGAAGTCCCCAAGGGACCACGCCATGCGACAGGCCAAGTACGCGCGGCGATATCTGGCCGAGGCCGCCTACCGTTTTAACCGCCGCTTTCGCCTCGCCGAGATGCTGCCGCGACTGGCGCGCGCCATGACGCTGTGCAAGCCTTGGCCAGAGCCGAAATTGCGCGCCGTCGACAATTTTCATGGCTGA
- a CDS encoding PilN domain-containing protein, with the protein MIEGSRVRAGLGAAQGWVTMLAMRWRHSRGPALLHAWRRHLVAPLPVALRRRFLPPSREAWIVPVEDQLTICAPGSAHPSDQVRIVPTSTRDVDATSIDAPDVRRILILPESSGLRRRLLWPAAAVRQLSSAMPLQIEHLTPFTPEQVVWDVQVREPMPAGKVAIELAVLPRSALTPWLERARADGIGLDGVDFALGATSRHGFNLLPHLERACATNPRARIDRSLGFLAIGLALAVGIELHHAVDHRLALSEARLHRLESHAAQIRRTEHALVTQQAALQALRQRLHRQPRMDVLLNDLSHRLPRSTWIEHLSIHDSGRITLQGESPDPPALIDVLKASPYLRHPSLEGTVQPDAQTGKERFLIVAALRALAEPGHA; encoded by the coding sequence ATGATCGAGGGATCGCGCGTGCGCGCCGGGCTGGGTGCGGCACAGGGCTGGGTGACCATGTTGGCCATGCGTTGGCGCCACTCGCGTGGCCCGGCGCTGCTGCACGCATGGCGCCGACACCTCGTTGCCCCGCTCCCTGTCGCACTGCGACGGCGCTTCTTGCCGCCTTCGCGAGAAGCATGGATCGTCCCGGTCGAGGACCAGCTGACGATCTGCGCGCCCGGTTCAGCGCATCCCTCGGATCAGGTGCGCATCGTCCCGACCTCGACACGTGACGTGGATGCGACAAGCATCGATGCCCCCGATGTGCGGCGAATCCTGATCTTGCCGGAATCGTCGGGCCTGCGCCGGCGCCTGTTGTGGCCCGCTGCGGCCGTGCGCCAGCTGTCCTCCGCGATGCCTTTGCAGATCGAGCACCTGACCCCGTTCACACCCGAGCAGGTGGTGTGGGACGTCCAGGTCCGGGAGCCCATGCCCGCAGGCAAGGTCGCCATCGAACTGGCTGTGCTCCCACGCAGCGCGCTGACGCCATGGCTGGAACGCGCGCGCGCCGACGGCATTGGGCTCGATGGCGTGGATTTCGCCCTGGGCGCCACGAGTCGACACGGCTTCAATCTCTTGCCGCATCTGGAGCGGGCCTGCGCGACGAATCCTCGCGCGCGGATTGATCGCAGCCTCGGGTTTCTAGCGATCGGCTTGGCGCTTGCGGTGGGCATCGAGCTCCACCATGCCGTGGACCATCGGCTGGCCTTGAGCGAAGCGCGATTGCACCGCCTCGAATCGCATGCCGCGCAGATTCGCCGCACAGAACACGCGCTTGTGACACAGCAGGCGGCCCTGCAGGCTCTGCGCCAGCGCCTGCATCGGCAACCGCGCATGGATGTGTTGCTGAACGACCTCAGCCACCGGCTGCCGCGCTCGACCTGGATCGAGCATCTGAGCATTCACGACTCCGGTCGCATCACGCTGCAGGGAGAAAGCCCGGATCCGCCGGCGCTGATCGACGTGCTGAAAGCCTCACCCTACCTGCGTCATCCGTCGCTGGAAGGCACCGTCCAGCCTGATGCCCAGACCGGCAAGGAACGCTTTCTGATCGTTGCGGCGCTGCGCGCGCTGGCCGAGCCAGGGCATGCGTAA
- the gspM gene encoding type II secretion system protein GspM: MRKLRPTEAHVLAWLALFGVVLLLMLGIIDPLFIAPLRYDHREQARISREERRAIEAVAHGQALAHMRQAANTDLVMQGVELPAHASNAAAAELLQTVQSILLVSTRQGSGCVSLSESPLHAQDPESSPYRTARLSVVMSCGTDALAKVLAHIEGSHPLLIITTLDAYQAPVVDTTPATIPRPLEAHLIVEGFWQPSAHP, from the coding sequence ATGCGTAAGCTCCGGCCCACCGAGGCGCACGTGCTGGCCTGGCTGGCACTGTTCGGGGTCGTGCTCCTGCTGATGCTGGGGATCATCGATCCGCTGTTCATTGCGCCGTTGCGGTACGACCACCGCGAGCAGGCGCGCATCTCGCGAGAAGAACGTCGAGCGATCGAGGCCGTGGCCCACGGACAGGCGCTCGCCCACATGCGTCAAGCCGCCAACACCGATCTGGTGATGCAGGGCGTCGAGTTGCCCGCACACGCCAGCAATGCCGCTGCAGCCGAGCTGTTGCAGACCGTACAGAGCATCCTGCTGGTATCCACCCGACAGGGATCGGGCTGCGTCAGCCTTTCGGAATCGCCGCTGCACGCCCAGGATCCCGAATCGTCACCTTACCGCACCGCACGACTCTCGGTGGTGATGAGTTGCGGCACCGATGCCCTGGCCAAGGTTCTGGCCCATATCGAGGGCAGTCATCCGCTGCTGATCATCACGACTCTGGACGCCTACCAGGCGCCGGTGGTCGACACCACACCCGCGACCATCCCGCGTCCGCTCGAGGCGCACTTGATCGTCGAAGGCTTCTGGCAGCCATCCGCGCACCCATGA